The following proteins are co-located in the Manihot esculenta cultivar AM560-2 chromosome 7, M.esculenta_v8, whole genome shotgun sequence genome:
- the LOC110618547 gene encoding uncharacterized protein LOC110618547 isoform X1 — MASAGIRCHGNHHFINSRWPGNTQPINQNARVGLCSLAIDACSRRKQWRICSVSMGTGMGMAVTKHKNKINDGDDVAVVYEKMDEWMKDSVVEIVKNLREAPLLVQVDDKGETTTLKTEKAVEEESWPLVMERWGKREAPLPEGLIFVEQLEKDEEEEEKEEEEAEATTRAWGVVIQGKGVDCGPVCYLLKTSRKESVVDDVQRHENGIFNSTSQKLVFCSTVMGRRHVMVSKAERD, encoded by the exons ATGGCATCGGCGGGCATTCGTTGTCACGGGAACCACCATTTCATCAATAGCCGCTGGCCGGGAAACACTCAACCGATTAATCAGAATGCTCGTGTTGGGCTGTGTTCCCTCGCGATCGATGCCTGTTCCAGACGGAAACAATGGAGGATTTGTTCGGTTTCGATGGGGACGGGAATGGGAATGGCGGTGACAAAGCATAAGAATAAGATCAATGACGGTGATGACGTGGCGGTTGTATATGAGAAGATGGATGAGTGGATGAAAGATTCAGTGGTGGAGATTGTGAAGAATTTACGAGAAGCGCCTTTGTTAGTCCAGGTTGACGATAAAGGAGAAACGACGACGTTGAAGACGGAAAAGGCAGTGGAGGAAGAATCTTGGCCATTAGTGATGGAAAGATGGGGGAAAAGAGAAGCGCCATTACCTGAAGGGTTGATATTCGTGGAGCAATTGGAGAAAgacgaggaagaggaagagaaagaggaagaggaagcgGAAGCGACGACGAGGGCGTGGGGAGTAGTGATACAAGGGAAAGGGGTGGATTGTGGGCCGGTGTGTTACTTGTTGAAGACGAGC AGAAAAGAAAGCGTAGTTGATGATGTCCAGAGACATGAGAATGGAATATTCAACAGCACATCACAGAAGCTCGTCTTTTGTAGTACTGTAATGGGTAGGCGACATGTGATGGTGAGCAAGGCAGAAAGAGACTAA
- the LOC110618547 gene encoding uncharacterized protein LOC110618547 isoform X2: MASAGIRCHGNHHFINSRWPGNTQPINQNARVGLCSLAIDACSRRKQWRICSVSMGTGMGMAVTKHKNKINDGDDVAVVYEKMDEWMKDSVVEIVKNLREAPLLVQVDDKGETTTLKTEKAVEEESWPLVMERWGKREAPLPEGLIFVEQLEKDEEEEEKEEEEAEATTRAWGVVIQGKGVDCGPVCYLLKTSRKESVVDDVQRHENGIFNSTSQKLVFCSTVMGRRHVMVSKAERD, translated from the exons ATGGCATCGGCGGGCATTCGTTGTCACGGGAACCACCATTTCATCAATAGCCGCTGGCCGGGAAACACTCAACCGATTAATCAGAATGCTCGTGTTGGGCTGTGTTCCCTCGCGATCGATGCCTGTTCCAGACGGAAACAATGGAGGATTTGTTCGGTTTCGATGGGGACGGGAATGGGAATGGCGGTGACAAAGCATAAGAATAAGATCAATGACGGTGATGACGTGGCGGTTGTATATGAGAAGATGGATGAGTGGATGAAAGATTCAGTGGTGGAGATTGTGAAGAATTTACGAGAAGCGCCTTTGTTAGTCCAGGTTGACGATAAAGGAGAAACGACGACGTTGAAGACGGAAAAGGCAGTGGAGGAAGAATCTTGGCCATTAGTGATGGAAAGATGGGGGAAAAGAGAAGCGCCATTACCTGAAGGGTTGATATTCGTGGAGCAATTGGAGAAAgacgaggaagaggaagagaaagaggaagaggaagcgGAAGCGACGACGAGGGCGTGGGGAGTAGTGATACAAGGGAAAGGGGTGGATTGTGGGCCGGTGTGTTACTTGTTGAAGACGAGCAGA AAAGAAAGCGTAGTTGATGATGTCCAGAGACATGAGAATGGAATATTCAACAGCACATCACAGAAGCTCGTCTTTTGTAGTACTGTAATGGGTAGGCGACATGTGATGGTGAGCAAGGCAGAAAGAGACTAA
- the LOC122724044 gene encoding uncharacterized protein LOC122724044, giving the protein MKNQGDLRLPGTDHTAIGEKRSSGGLGEKQESLRERIKVRKLDSVLRTEETSTHPMKNREASDQFQFGEGLSQVTSLPVTIDLAAAQAERRGRTSLSVEAGSRPLDLNTEACVADNSASNASPGNTETCKKVSLLKQHDREHDSKFVTSGGSGLDLNAEDVTSPMNAELFRNPKIHDHLKSRRDASECGSTTSPVKGKDSLRVWKEMKQNGFLSSSHGGISIQRGVTSFSHGGIPMPKQRGRKSKNDILKKKMELAKKEQVDRFTKIAAPSGLLNGLNPGIINHVRNKKQVHSIIEALVKSEKLENGCVETKETRNVGDSGVHLLSFSRGNGGSTILSGNKQIGGCHILTGESDSSMVGTICGRNSVIEDDTLALKLSTSSKLSEESRTFSNEESTNVNSISSLSVRAASVASQWLELLHQDIKGRLSALRRSKKRVRAVITTELPFLISKEFPSNQENDPFIMKTSSDGQSSNAMSSLHQARWSTLFDQMDKALIEEEKQLESWLNQVKEMQLHCDQGLQNFQWNSISVSQLQETSENYNRKVETFEREIAVRAAAASIYSTCSFLMSKENVPSSGRITESDC; this is encoded by the exons ATGAAGAATCAAGGTGATCTACGGTTGCCCGGAACTGATCATACG GCGATTGGAGAAAAGCGAAGCAGTGGCGGATTGGGAGAGAAACAAGAAAGTCTTCGTGAACGGATTAAAGTGCGAAAACTTGATTCCGTGTTGAGGACAGAAG AGACCAGCACCCATCCTATGAAAAATAGAGAAGCTAGTGACCAGTTTCAGTTTGGTGAAGGACTTTCTCAAGTTACCAGTTTGCCTGTAACCATCGATCTGGCTGCTGCGCAAGCAGAAAGACGTGGGAGGACTTCATTGTCTGTCGAGGCAGGATCTAGACCACTAGATCTCAATACTGAAGCTTGTGTTGCTGATAATTCAGCTAGCAATGCAAGTCCGGGGAACACTGAGACTTGCAAGAAAGTCTCTTTGCTCAAGCAGCATGATAGAGAACATGATAGTAAATTTGTAACCTCTGGAGGGAGTGGCTTGGATCTCAATGCCGAAGATGTTACTAGCCCCATGAACGCGGAATTGTTTCGTAATCCCAAAATTCATGATcacttgaaatcaagaagggaTGCTTCTGAGTGTGGGAGTACTACTAGTCCAGTGAAGGGGAAAGACTCATTAAGAGTTTGGAAAGAGATGAAGCAAAATGGTTTTCTTTCATCTTCTCATGGCGGCATTTCAATACAACGTGGTGTAACCTCATTTTCACATGGTGGGATACCAATGCCAAAGCAACGTGGGAGGAAAAGCAAGAATGATATTCTCAAGAAAAAGATGGAGCTTGCAAAGAAAGAACAAGTTGATAGGTTCACTAAAATTGCTGCACCAAGTGGACTGTTGAATGGTTTGAACCCTGGGATTATAAACCATGTGAGGAATAAAAAACAGGTCCATTCCATAATAGAGGCCTTGGTTAAGTCTGAAAAACTTGAAAATGGTTGTGTTGAAACTAAAGAAACCAGAAATGTGGGTGATTCTGGTGTACATCTACTCAGTTTTTCTCGAGGAAATGGGGGTTCAACTATTTTATCTGGGAACAAACAAATAGGAGGATGCCATATATTAACTGGGGAGAGTGACTCCAGCATGGTAGGCACGATATGTGGCAGAAATTCTGTCATTGAAGATGATACTTTAGCACTTAAGTTATCAACATCAAGCAAGCTATCTGAGGAATCTAGAACTTTTTCTAATGAGGAATCAACAAATGTCAATAGCATTTCTTCTCTTTCAGTAAGAG CTGCTAGCGTTGCTTCTCAATGGCTAGAGCTTCTTCATCAAGACATTAAAGGGCGCCTCTCAG CATTGCGACGCAGTAAGAAGAGAGTCCGAGCTGTAATTACTACAGAGTTACCCTTTTTAATATCAAAAGAATTCCCATCTAACCAAGAGAATGATCCTTTTATTATGAAAACTTCATCTGATGGACAGTCTAGTAATGCAATGTCTTCCCTGCATCAAGCAAGATGGAGCACATTATTTGATCAGATGGATAAGGCACTTATCGAAGAAGAGAAACAACTT GAAAGTTGGTTGAACCAAGTAAAAGAAATGCAACTGCACTGTGATCAGGGGCTGCAAAATTTTCAATGGAACTCAATTTCTGTTTCCCAACTGCAGGAAACATCAGAAAATTACAATAG GAAAGTTGAGACCTTTGAGAGGGAAATAGCAGTTAGAGCTGCAGCAGCTTCCATCTATTCAACCTGCAGTTTTCTGATGTCAAAGGAGAAT GTACCGAGCAGTGGCAGGATAACAGAATCTGATTGTTAG
- the LOC122724045 gene encoding probable LRR receptor-like serine/threonine-protein kinase IRK gives MQKIEEMLISLLASLVFVSQCVGSLNPPLNDDVVGLIVFKADIQDSKGTLSSWNQDDDTPCNWVAVKCDPRSNRVTELNLDGFSLSGQIGRGLLQLQFLYKLSLARNNLTGSISLSLAWLEHLSIIDLSENSLSGPIPDDFFKQCGSLRSISLAKNKFSGKIPASLSSCTTLGSVNFSSNQFSGSLPAGFWSLSGLRSLDLSDNLLEGEIPTGIEALNNLRAINLSKNKFGGGFPNGIGSCLLLRSIDLSDNSISGYLPDAMQKLSLCNYLSLSNNLLAGEFPSWIGEMKRLETLDLSGNRFSGLVPNSIGNIQSLKVLNLSSNGLTGNLPESMANCGNLLALDFSRNSMGGDLPLWIFGSGGEKVARLENKLGSFNSVPKLQILDLSDNEFTGKISSSIEIMNSLQFLNLSGNSLVGPIPVTIGELKELHVLDLSDNLLNGSIPLEIGGAFSLKELRLERNLLIWQIPSSVANWSSLTILILSHNNLTGPIPTAVAKLTSLQDVDLSFNSLSGGLPKQLANLPNLSSFNISHNQLQGELPAGGFFNTISPFSVIGNPSLCGAAVNKSCPAVLPKPILLEPPGLIPETLGHKRIILSVSALIAIGAAAVIVVGVITITVLNLHVRSSTSRSAAALSLSTGYEFSHSPATDANSGKLVMFSGEPDFSTGAHALLNKDCELGRGGFGAVYQTVLQDGHSVAIKKLTVSSLVKSQEDFEREVKKLGKVRHQNLVALEGYYWTPSLQLLIYEFVSGGSLYKHLHEGPRGHFLSWNERFNIILGTAKSLAHLHHSNIIHYNIKSSNVLLDSSGEPKVGDFGLARLLPMLDCYILSSKIQSALGYMAPEFACRTVKITEKCDVYGFGVLVLEIVTGKRPVEYMEDDVVVLCDMVRGALEEGRMEECVDESLRGNFPADEAVRVMKLGLICTSQVPSNRPDMGEVLNILELIRCPSEGQEDSG, from the exons ATGCAGAAGATAGAAGAGATGTTAATAAGCTTATTAGCTTCGCTGGTTTTTGTTTCACAGTGTGTAGGATCTCTAAACCCGCCGCTAAATGACGACGTGGTGGGTCTAATTGTGTTCAAAGCAGACATTCAAGATTCAAAGGGAACGCTTTCGTCTTGGAACCAAGATGATGATACTCCCTGCAACTGGGTAGCGGTCAAATGCGACCCAAGATCCAACAGGGTTACCGAGCTTAATCTCGACGGCTTCTCCCTTTCGGGACAAATCGGACGTGGCCTCTTGCAGCTCCAGTTTCTTTACAAGCTCTCATTAGCAAGAAACAACCTCACTGGCAGCATTAGCCTTAGTCTTGCTTGGCTTGAACACCTTAGCATCATTGATTTAAGTGAGAACAGTCTCTCTGGGCCGATCCCAGATGATTTTTTTAAGCAATGTGGGTCTTTGAGATCCATATCTTTGGCGAAGAACAAGTTTTCTGGGAAGATTCCAGCTTCTTTGAGCTCATGTACTACTCTTGGATCTGTAAATTTCAGTTCGAATCAGTTTTCAGGGTCTTTACCTGCTGGGTTTTGGAGTTTGAGTGGGCTCAGGTCGCTTGATTTGTCAGATAATTTGTTGGAAGGTGAGATTCCTACAGGAATTGAAGCTTTGAACAATTTGAGAGCTATTAACTTGAGTAAAAATAAGTTTGGCGGGGGGTTCCCTAATGGGATTGGAAGCTGTTTGTTATTGAGGTCCATCGATTTAAGTGATAATTCGATTTCTGGGTACCTTCCAGATGCAATGCAGAAGCTTAGTTTGTGTAATTATCTAAGCTTAAGCAACAACCTGTTAGCTGGTGAATTTCCAAGCTGGATTGGAGAAATGAAACGACTCGAGACTTTAGATCTTTCTGGGAATAGATTCTCTGGTCTGGTTCCGAATTCAATTGGGAATATTCAGTCGCTGAAGGTATTGAATTTATCTTCTAATGGTTTAACTGGGAACTTGCCGGAATCCATGGCCAATTGTGGAAACCTTTTGGCGTTAGATTTCAGCAGGAATTCAATGGGTGGTGACCTTCCTCTGTGGATTTTTGGCTCGGGAGGGGAGAAGGTTGCGCGTTTGGAGAATAAGCTAGGGAGTTTTAACTCAGTTCCAAAGCTTCAAATTTTAGATTTATCAGACAATGAGTTTACTGGTAAAATTTCGTCTTCCATTGAGATCATGAACAGCTTGCAGTTCTTGAATCTATCAGGGAACTCTCTTGTGGGCCCTATTCCTGTGACTATTGGAGAGTTGAAGGAATTACATGTTCTTGATTTGAGTGATAATCTTCTAAACGGAAGCATTCCTCTGGAAATCGGTGGAGCCTTTTCCTTAAAGGAATTGAGGCTGGAGAGGAACTTACTGATATGGCAGATTCCTAGCTCTGTTGCGAATTGGTCTTCACTAACAATTtt GATCCTATCTCATAACAACTTGACTGGACCAATACCCACAGCAGTAGCGAAACTTACAAGCCTACAAGATGTGGACTTGTCTTTTAACAGCCTCAGCGGTGGCCTACCCAAGCAATTGGCAAATCTTCCCAACCTCTCTTCCTTCAACATTTCCCATAACCAGTTGCAAGGTGAACTACCCGCTGGTGGTTTCTTCAACACCATATCACCTTTTTCTGTCATTGGCAATCCATCTCTCTGTGGTGCTGCAGTCAACAAGTCTTGCCCTGCAGTCCTTCCTAAACCcatttt gctggaacctCCTGGCTTGATTCCTGAAACTCTTGGTCACAAGAGAATCATCCTAAGTGTATCTGCTCTTATTGCCATTGGTGCAGCTGCTGTTATTGTTGTTGGTGTCATTACTATCACTGTCCTTAATCTTCATGTTCGATCATCAACATCACGATCTGCAGCTGCTTTGTCATTATCTACAGGCTATGAGTTTAGCCATTCCCCCGCTACAGATGCCAATTCTGGCAAGCTTGTCATGTTTTCAGGTGAACCTGACTTCAGCACTGGAGCACATGCTCTGCTTAATAAGGATTGTGAACTTGGACGTGGTGGATTTGGAGCAGTCTATCAGACAGTTCTTCAAGATGGGCATTCTGTGGCCATCAAGAAGCTCACTGTCTCAAGTCTTGTCAAGTCCCAAGAAGATTTTGAAAGGGAGGTTAAGAAATTGGGAAAAGTTAGGCACCAAAATCTCGTGGCCCTTGAAGGTTATTATTGGACACCATCCTTGCAACTTTTGATTTACGAATTTGTCTCTGGTGGGAGTTTGTACAAGCATCTCCATGAAGGACCTCGTGGACATTTTCTTTCATGGAATGAGAGGTTCAACATAATTCTTGGGACAGCAAAAAGCCTTGCCCATTTGCACCATTCAAACATCATCCACTATAACATAAAATCAAGTAACGTGCTTCTTGACAGTTCAGGTGAACCAAAAGTGGGAGATTTTGGCCTGGCAAGGTTGTTACCTATGCTGGACTGCTATATTTTAAGCAGTAAGATTCAGAGTGCACTCGGGTACATGGCACCTGAGTTTGCTTGTAGAACAGTAAAGATAACTGAGAAATGTGATGTTTATGGGTTTGGGGTTTTGGTACTGGAGATTGTTACTGGCAAGAGGCCTGTTGAGTACATGGAAGATGATGTGGTGGTACTTTGTGACATGGTCAGAGGAGCATTGGAGGAAGGAAGGATGGAAGAATGTGTTGATGAAAGCCTCCGAGGGAATTTCCCAGCTGATGAGGCAGTTCGAGTAATGAAATTGGGATTGATTTGCACTTCACAAGTGCCATCAAACCGACCAGACATGGGAGAGGTCTTAAATATATTGGAGCTGATTAGATGCCCTTCAGAAGGGCAAGAAGATTCAGGATGA